Proteins from a genomic interval of Mycobacterium conspicuum:
- the uvrA gene encoding excinuclease ABC subunit UvrA → MADRLIVKGAREHNLRGVDLDLPRDALIVFTGLSGSGKSSLAFDTIFAEGQRRYVESLSAYARQFLGQMDKPDVDFIEGLSPAVSIDQKSTNRNPRSTVGTITEVYDYLRLLYARAGTPHCPICGARIARQTPQQIVDQVLAMPEGNRFLVLAPVVRTRKGEFADLFEKLNSQGYSRVRVDGVVHSLTDPPKLKKQEKHDIEVVVDRLTVKASAKQRLTDSVETALNLADGIVVLEFVDHEHDSHNREQRFSEKLACPNGHALAVDDLEPRSFSFNSPYGACPECTGLGIRKEVDPDLVVPDPELTLAEGAVAPWSMGHTAEYFTRMMAGLGDAMGFDVDTPWRQLPAKARKAILEGCDEQVHVRYRNRYGRTRSYYADFEGVLAFLQRKMSQTESDMMKERYEGFMRDVPCPECDGTRLKPEILAVTLAAGTHGAKSIAEVCELSISECSDFLRGLTLGAREQAIAGQVLKEIQSRLGFLLDVGLEYLSLSRAAATLSGGEAQRIRLATQIGSGLVGVLYVLDEPSIGLHQRDNRRLIETLTRLRDLGNTLIVVEHDLDTIAHADWIVDIGPGAGEHGGRIVHSGTYAELLTNKGSITGAFVSGRERIEIPVIRRPVDRRRNLTVVGAREHNLRGIDVSFPLGVLTSVTGVSGSGKSTLVNDILAAVLANRLNGARQVPGRHTRVTGLDHVDKLVRVDQSPIGRTPRSNPATYTGVFDKIRTLFAATTEAKVRGYQPGRFSFNVKGGRCEACTGDGTIKIEMNFLPDVYVPCEVCHGARYNRETLEVHYKGKTISEVLDMSIEEAAEFFEPITGIHRYLRTLVDVGLGYVRLGQPAPTLSGGEAQRVKLASELQKRSTGRTVYILDEPTTGLHFDDIRKLLNVINGLVDKGNTVIVIEHNLDVIKTADWIIDMGPEGGAEGGTVVAQGTPEDVAAVPESYTGKFLAEVVVDRPAPARRKSTRRRKVTA, encoded by the coding sequence GTGGCCGACCGCCTGATCGTCAAGGGTGCCCGCGAGCACAACCTGCGCGGCGTGGACCTCGACCTACCGCGCGACGCGTTGATCGTCTTCACCGGGCTTTCCGGCTCCGGTAAGTCCTCGTTGGCGTTCGACACGATCTTCGCCGAGGGACAGCGACGCTACGTCGAATCGCTGTCCGCTTACGCACGCCAATTCCTGGGCCAGATGGACAAGCCGGACGTCGACTTCATCGAGGGCCTGTCCCCGGCGGTGTCCATCGACCAAAAGTCCACCAACCGCAACCCGCGGTCGACCGTCGGCACCATCACCGAGGTGTACGACTACCTGCGGCTGCTGTACGCCCGCGCCGGCACGCCGCACTGCCCGATCTGCGGTGCGCGGATCGCGCGCCAGACCCCGCAGCAGATCGTCGATCAGGTGCTGGCGATGCCGGAGGGCAACCGGTTTTTGGTGCTGGCCCCGGTCGTGCGCACCCGCAAGGGCGAGTTCGCCGACCTGTTCGAGAAGCTCAATTCGCAGGGCTACAGCCGGGTCCGGGTCGACGGCGTGGTGCATTCGTTGACCGATCCGCCCAAGCTGAAGAAGCAGGAAAAGCACGACATCGAGGTGGTGGTGGACCGGCTGACGGTCAAGGCCAGCGCCAAGCAGCGGCTGACCGATTCGGTGGAGACCGCGCTGAATCTGGCCGACGGCATCGTGGTGCTGGAGTTCGTCGACCACGAACACGACTCGCACAACCGTGAGCAGCGTTTCTCCGAGAAGCTGGCCTGCCCCAACGGGCACGCGCTGGCCGTCGACGACCTGGAACCGCGGTCGTTCTCGTTCAACTCGCCCTACGGGGCCTGCCCCGAATGCACCGGCCTGGGCATCCGCAAGGAGGTCGATCCCGACCTGGTGGTCCCCGACCCCGAGCTCACGCTGGCGGAGGGCGCGGTGGCCCCATGGTCGATGGGGCACACCGCCGAATACTTCACCCGGATGATGGCCGGGCTCGGCGACGCGATGGGCTTCGACGTCGACACCCCGTGGCGTCAGCTGCCGGCCAAGGCGCGCAAGGCGATCCTGGAGGGCTGCGACGAGCAGGTGCATGTGCGCTACCGCAACCGCTACGGCCGAACCCGTTCGTACTACGCCGATTTCGAGGGTGTGCTGGCATTCCTGCAGCGCAAGATGAGCCAGACCGAATCGGACATGATGAAGGAGCGCTACGAGGGCTTCATGCGCGACGTGCCGTGCCCCGAGTGCGACGGCACCCGGCTCAAGCCGGAGATCCTGGCCGTGACGCTGGCGGCCGGGACCCACGGCGCGAAGTCCATCGCCGAGGTCTGTGAGCTGTCCATCTCCGAGTGCTCGGACTTCCTGCGCGGGCTCACCCTGGGTGCCCGCGAGCAGGCGATCGCGGGTCAGGTGCTCAAGGAAATACAGTCGCGGCTGGGCTTTCTGCTCGACGTCGGGCTGGAATACCTGTCGTTGTCGCGGGCGGCCGCCACGCTGTCCGGCGGTGAGGCGCAACGCATTCGGTTGGCCACCCAGATCGGCTCCGGCCTGGTGGGCGTGCTGTATGTGCTCGACGAGCCGTCCATCGGCCTGCATCAGCGCGACAACCGTCGACTCATCGAAACACTCACTCGGCTAAGGGATTTGGGCAACACGCTGATCGTGGTCGAGCACGACCTGGACACCATCGCGCACGCCGACTGGATCGTCGACATCGGGCCCGGGGCCGGGGAACACGGCGGCCGCATCGTGCACAGCGGCACGTATGCCGAGCTGCTGACCAACAAGGGCTCGATCACCGGCGCCTTCGTCTCGGGCCGGGAGCGCATCGAGATCCCCGTGATCCGCCGTCCCGTTGACCGGCGACGCAATCTCACGGTGGTCGGGGCGCGCGAGCACAACCTGCGCGGGATTGACGTGTCGTTTCCGCTCGGCGTGCTGACGTCGGTGACCGGCGTGTCCGGCTCGGGCAAGTCGACGCTGGTCAACGACATCCTGGCCGCCGTGCTGGCCAACCGGCTCAACGGAGCGCGGCAGGTGCCGGGCCGGCACACCCGGGTCACCGGGCTGGACCACGTCGACAAGCTGGTGCGCGTCGACCAGTCGCCGATCGGGCGCACGCCGCGGTCCAACCCCGCCACCTACACCGGGGTGTTCGACAAGATCCGCACCCTGTTCGCGGCCACCACGGAGGCCAAGGTCCGCGGCTATCAACCCGGCCGGTTTTCGTTCAACGTCAAGGGCGGTCGCTGCGAGGCGTGCACGGGCGACGGCACCATCAAGATCGAGATGAACTTCCTGCCCGACGTGTACGTGCCCTGCGAGGTCTGTCACGGCGCCCGCTACAACCGGGAGACCCTTGAGGTGCACTACAAGGGCAAGACCATCTCCGAAGTGCTGGACATGTCGATCGAGGAGGCGGCGGAGTTCTTCGAGCCGATCACCGGCATCCACCGCTATCTGCGCACGCTGGTCGACGTCGGCCTGGGCTATGTGCGGCTCGGGCAGCCCGCCCCCACGCTGTCCGGCGGGGAGGCGCAGCGGGTCAAGCTGGCCTCGGAGTTGCAGAAGCGCTCCACCGGTCGCACCGTGTACATCCTCGACGAGCCCACCACCGGGCTGCATTTCGATGACATCCGCAAACTGCTGAACGTCATCAACGGCCTTGTGGATAAAGGCAATACGGTCATCGTGATCGAGCACAACCTGGACGTGATCAAGACGGCGGACTGGATCATCGACATGGGGCCCGAAGGGGGCGCCGAAGGCGGAACCGTTGTCGCACAAGGCACTCCGGAGGATGTCGCCGCCGTTCCGGAAAGTTACACCGGGAAGTTCCTCGCCGAGGTCGTCGTCGACCGGCCGGCGCCGGCACGGCGAAAGTCGACGCGGCGGCGCAAGGTGACCGCCTAA
- a CDS encoding serine/threonine-protein kinase PknH/PknJ: MSETNPVSRVGSQFGRYRLQRLLGRGGMGEVYEAYDTVKDRTVALKLMSQQLNFDDTFRRRMQREAHTAGRLQEPHIVPIHDYGEIDGQLFIDMRFVEGTDVAALIRRDGPLPPPRAVAIVGQVADALDAAHRAGVIHRDIKPENILVNENDFAYLVDFGIAAAFTDHKNLTKTGTAVGSWSYMAPERFGDAEITYRADVYALACVLYECLTGEPPFRADGLPAIMAAHLTRPIPRPSYQNPAVPIAFDEVIARGMAKDPAHRYHTAGDLARAAHHALSAPDQRRADRLVEHSRQFTPPPTAPAPFAPTPPPQWPAPARPPVKRTPWLIVGAALTVVAVLAGVGIWLGVRHQPNAPTAASTTTTTTATAGAATTTRTSPTVAPAQLNSILLSPAQIDAYFWTSGIVVDHSASDMRDPDPGNTVSDPQCLGALIGLQSATYKSSGYTAVLGQLLKKPQSNPPIVVVQGAVIFASAEQALGFVTAQQGAWHGCAGKTLTQNQPGTSLLWTFHDVTGNPPKISLVHDSANNSGVTCQRVLNAVSNVVLDVNACGPQVTNQASQIATDMAAKVK; encoded by the coding sequence ATGAGTGAGACCAATCCCGTCTCGCGAGTGGGCAGCCAATTCGGGCGTTACCGGCTGCAGCGGTTACTGGGCCGCGGCGGTATGGGCGAGGTCTACGAGGCCTATGACACCGTCAAGGATCGGACCGTGGCGCTCAAGTTGATGTCGCAGCAGTTGAACTTCGACGACACGTTCCGCCGGCGCATGCAACGCGAGGCGCACACCGCGGGCCGACTGCAGGAACCCCACATCGTGCCGATTCACGACTACGGCGAAATCGACGGCCAACTGTTCATCGACATGCGCTTTGTCGAGGGCACCGACGTTGCGGCGCTGATCCGCCGCGACGGGCCGCTGCCCCCGCCGCGCGCGGTCGCGATCGTCGGACAGGTCGCCGATGCCCTGGACGCCGCCCACCGCGCCGGCGTCATTCATCGCGACATCAAACCCGAGAACATCTTGGTCAACGAGAACGACTTCGCTTATCTGGTCGACTTCGGGATCGCCGCCGCCTTCACCGACCACAAGAACTTGACCAAAACCGGTACCGCCGTGGGCAGTTGGAGCTACATGGCGCCCGAACGGTTCGGCGACGCGGAGATCACCTATCGCGCCGACGTCTACGCCCTCGCGTGCGTACTGTATGAGTGCCTCACCGGCGAACCGCCGTTCCGCGCGGACGGCCTACCCGCGATCATGGCCGCACATCTGACCCGGCCCATCCCCAGGCCCAGCTACCAAAATCCTGCCGTACCAATCGCTTTCGATGAGGTGATCGCTCGCGGCATGGCCAAGGATCCTGCCCACCGATATCACACCGCCGGCGACCTGGCCCGCGCCGCCCACCATGCACTCAGCGCCCCCGACCAACGCCGCGCCGACAGGCTGGTCGAGCACAGCCGGCAATTCACACCCCCGCCCACCGCACCGGCGCCTTTCGCTCCCACCCCACCGCCGCAGTGGCCGGCACCCGCGCGGCCGCCCGTCAAGCGCACGCCATGGCTGATCGTCGGCGCGGCACTGACGGTCGTCGCCGTCCTCGCCGGCGTCGGCATCTGGCTCGGGGTCAGGCACCAACCCAACGCCCCGACGGCGGCCTCCACGACGACCACGACGACGGCCACCGCCGGTGCCGCGACCACCACCAGGACGTCGCCGACAGTCGCGCCCGCGCAACTAAATTCGATCCTGCTCAGCCCCGCACAGATCGACGCCTACTTCTGGACCAGCGGCATCGTCGTCGACCACAGCGCCTCCGATATGCGCGACCCCGACCCCGGTAACACGGTCTCCGATCCGCAGTGCCTGGGTGCGCTGATCGGTTTGCAATCCGCGACCTACAAGAGCAGCGGCTACACCGCGGTGTTGGGCCAATTACTTAAGAAGCCGCAGAGCAACCCCCCTATCGTCGTGGTTCAGGGCGCAGTGATTTTCGCATCCGCCGAACAGGCGCTCGGCTTCGTCACGGCACAACAGGGCGCGTGGCATGGCTGCGCCGGAAAGACCCTCACCCAGAATCAGCCCGGCACGTCACTGCTGTGGACATTTCACGACGTGACGGGCAATCCGCCGAAAATCTCGCTGGTACACGACTCGGCGAACAACTCGGGGGTGACCTGTCAGCGCGTGCTCAACGCCGTGTCGAACGTGGTTCTCGACGTCAACGCCTGCGGACCGCAGGTCACCAACCAGGCCAGCCAGATCGCGACGGACATGGCCGCCAAGGTCAAGTAG
- a CDS encoding DUF6653 family protein has translation MLTVAAMRRAVFARHCHPWSAWTRWASTPLVLVPVWTRRWRHAVPIGLWLTVNPFVFGKPAHAGAWSTRAMLGEELWIAQRPRDAAAAVSALTSAVSLGAVVAARRRRLAPAAIATAVQMALTLVYWAQMVRYFESHARRTGPS, from the coding sequence GTGCTCACGGTCGCCGCCATGCGCCGCGCGGTGTTCGCGCGGCACTGCCATCCCTGGAGTGCGTGGACCCGCTGGGCGAGCACACCGCTGGTGCTCGTCCCCGTCTGGACACGGCGCTGGAGACACGCCGTGCCGATCGGCTTGTGGCTAACGGTCAACCCGTTCGTCTTCGGCAAGCCGGCACACGCAGGCGCCTGGTCCACCCGGGCGATGCTGGGCGAAGAATTGTGGATCGCCCAGCGGCCCCGCGATGCGGCGGCGGCCGTCAGCGCGTTGACGTCGGCGGTATCGCTGGGCGCCGTCGTCGCCGCCCGCCGCCGCCGGCTGGCCCCGGCGGCAATCGCGACCGCGGTGCAGATGGCGCTGACGTTGGTGTACTGGGCGCAGATGGTGCGTTATTTTGAATCGCATGCCCGACGAACCGGACCTTCCTGA
- the lysX gene encoding bifunctional lysylphosphatidylglycerol synthetase/lysine--tRNA ligase LysX: MRGRSTSRLRWVPAAAGWIVGVIATLSLLASISPLLRWLIHGPREFINDYLFNFPDTSFAWSFVLGLLAAALTARKRIAWLLLLGNMVLAAVLNIADLAAGANTPAEAFGENLGWVVHTVVAILLIASYREFWAKVRRAALFKAAATLAAGWVIGIGVCWGLVEMFPGTLEPQERLLYVVNRVIGFAIVDRDLFTGKPMLLLNAVMGLFGALALIAATIVLFQSQRADNALTGEDESAIRGLLELWGKNDSLGYFATRRDKSVVFAHSGRAALTYRVEVGVCLASGDPVGDPRAWRQAVDAWLALCQTYGWAPGVMGASTDGARVYREAGLNALELGDEAILRTGDFKLSGPDMRGVRQAVTRARRAGLTVRIRRHRDISPDEMTATIRRADAWRDTQTERGFSMALGRLGDPADGDCLLVEAIDRDGEVVAMLSLVPWGTTGVSLDLMRRSPQSPNGTIELMVSELALNAEGLGITRISLNFAMFRSAFEQGAALGAGPVARLWRGFLLFFSRWWQLETLYRSNMKYQPDWVPRYACYEDARLIPRVGVASALAEGFLVLPFSRREREHTGHHSAVPERLAESGLLHADGSAPDVRGLEEARDAAAAEETRSRLPEQVRVRMTKLRALQNSGIDTYPAGTPPSHTVAQAMDADDKESVSVSGRILRIRDYGGVLFADLRDWSGEMQVLLDNSQVERGSTRNFTAAIDLGDLVEITGHMGFSKNGTRSLIVRDWRMIGKCLRPLPNKWKGLTDPETRLRTRYVDLAVNTESRDLLMARSSVLRSVRETLFAKGFVEVETPMLQQIHGGAAARPFSTHINAYDMDLFLRIAPELYLKRLCVGGVERVFELGRAFRNEGVDFSHNPEFTLLEAYQAHADYRVWIDGCRELIQNAAEAAHGTQTVMRPRADGTHDGLEPVDISGVWPVKTVYDAVSEALGEEIGVSTRLSQLRKLCDAAHIPYRAHWDAGAVVLELYEHLVEGRTEKPTFYIDFPTSVSPLTRPHRSQPGVAERWDLVAWGVELGTAYSELTDPVEQRRRLQAQSLLAAGGDPEAMELDEDFLQAMEYAMPPTGGLGMGIDRLVMLITGRSIRETLPFPLVKPH, translated from the coding sequence GTGCGGGGTCGGTCGACCTCCCGCCTCCGCTGGGTCCCGGCGGCCGCCGGTTGGATCGTCGGTGTCATCGCCACACTTTCGCTGCTGGCCAGCATCTCGCCGCTGCTCAGATGGCTGATCCACGGCCCGCGGGAATTCATCAACGATTACCTGTTCAACTTCCCGGACACCAGCTTCGCCTGGTCGTTCGTGCTGGGCTTGCTGGCCGCGGCCCTGACCGCGCGCAAACGCATCGCCTGGCTGCTGCTGCTGGGCAACATGGTGCTGGCCGCGGTGCTCAACATCGCCGACCTCGCCGCGGGCGCCAACACCCCGGCCGAGGCCTTCGGCGAGAACCTCGGGTGGGTCGTCCACACCGTCGTCGCCATCCTGCTGATCGCGAGCTATCGCGAGTTCTGGGCCAAAGTCCGCCGGGCCGCATTGTTCAAGGCCGCCGCGACGCTGGCCGCCGGGTGGGTGATCGGCATCGGGGTGTGCTGGGGTCTGGTCGAGATGTTCCCCGGGACGCTGGAACCACAGGAGCGCTTGCTCTACGTCGTCAACCGGGTGATCGGGTTCGCGATCGTGGACCGCGACCTGTTCACGGGCAAGCCGATGCTCTTGCTCAACGCGGTCATGGGGCTGTTCGGCGCGCTCGCGTTGATTGCGGCGACGATCGTGCTGTTCCAGTCCCAACGCGCCGACAACGCTCTGACCGGCGAGGACGAATCGGCCATCCGCGGGTTGCTGGAACTGTGGGGCAAGAACGATTCACTGGGCTACTTCGCCACCCGCCGCGACAAGTCCGTCGTGTTCGCGCACAGCGGCCGCGCCGCCCTCACCTATCGCGTCGAGGTCGGCGTCTGCCTGGCCAGCGGCGACCCGGTGGGCGACCCGCGGGCCTGGCGGCAGGCCGTGGACGCCTGGCTGGCGTTGTGCCAGACCTACGGCTGGGCGCCCGGCGTCATGGGGGCCAGCACGGACGGGGCCCGGGTTTATCGCGAGGCCGGCCTCAACGCCTTGGAGCTGGGCGACGAGGCGATCCTGCGGACCGGTGACTTCAAGCTGTCCGGTCCGGACATGCGTGGCGTGCGCCAGGCGGTCACCCGGGCGCGCCGGGCCGGCCTGACGGTGCGCATCCGCCGGCACCGCGACATCTCGCCCGACGAAATGACCGCGACCATCCGCCGCGCCGACGCCTGGCGCGACACCCAAACCGAGCGCGGCTTCTCCATGGCGCTCGGCCGGCTCGGCGACCCGGCCGACGGCGATTGCCTGCTGGTCGAGGCGATCGACCGCGACGGTGAAGTCGTGGCGATGCTCTCACTGGTGCCGTGGGGAACCACCGGCGTCTCCCTGGACTTGATGCGCCGTTCCCCGCAGTCCCCCAACGGCACCATCGAGCTCATGGTCAGCGAGCTCGCCCTGAACGCCGAGGGCCTTGGCATTACTCGCATTTCGTTGAACTTCGCGATGTTCCGGTCCGCCTTCGAGCAGGGCGCTGCGCTCGGCGCCGGACCGGTGGCCCGATTGTGGCGAGGTTTTCTGCTGTTCTTCTCGCGGTGGTGGCAGCTGGAGACGTTGTACCGCTCCAACATGAAGTACCAACCCGACTGGGTACCGCGGTACGCCTGCTACGAGGATGCCCGGCTGATTCCCCGGGTGGGCGTCGCCTCCGCACTGGCCGAGGGCTTTCTGGTGCTGCCGTTCAGCCGCCGCGAAAGGGAGCACACCGGGCATCATTCCGCAGTTCCGGAACGGCTGGCAGAATCCGGCCTGTTGCACGCCGATGGGTCCGCCCCCGACGTCAGGGGGCTGGAAGAGGCCCGCGACGCCGCCGCCGCCGAAGAGACGAGATCGCGCCTGCCCGAACAGGTTCGGGTGCGCATGACCAAACTGCGGGCCCTGCAGAACTCCGGCATCGACACCTATCCGGCGGGGACTCCGCCCAGCCACACGGTCGCCCAGGCGATGGACGCGGACGACAAGGAGAGCGTCTCGGTGTCCGGGCGCATATTGCGGATCCGTGACTACGGCGGCGTGCTGTTCGCCGACTTGCGCGACTGGTCGGGGGAAATGCAAGTGCTGCTGGACAATTCACAAGTGGAGCGCGGCAGCACCAGGAATTTCACCGCCGCCATCGACCTCGGCGACCTGGTGGAGATCACCGGCCACATGGGCTTTTCCAAGAACGGGACCCGCTCGCTGATAGTGCGCGACTGGCGGATGATCGGCAAGTGCCTGCGGCCGCTGCCGAACAAGTGGAAGGGGCTTACCGACCCCGAGACCCGTTTGCGCACACGCTATGTCGATTTGGCGGTCAACACCGAGTCCCGTGATCTACTCATGGCCCGCAGCAGCGTGCTGCGCTCGGTTCGAGAGACGTTGTTCGCCAAGGGATTCGTCGAAGTCGAAACCCCGATGTTGCAACAGATCCACGGCGGAGCCGCCGCGCGACCGTTCAGCACTCACATCAACGCCTACGACATGGACCTGTTTTTGCGCATCGCGCCGGAGCTCTATCTGAAGCGGCTCTGCGTCGGCGGCGTGGAGCGCGTGTTCGAACTGGGCCGCGCCTTCCGCAACGAGGGAGTGGACTTCAGCCATAATCCGGAGTTCACCCTGCTGGAGGCCTACCAGGCGCACGCCGACTACCGGGTGTGGATCGACGGTTGCCGCGAGCTCATCCAGAACGCCGCCGAGGCCGCCCACGGCACGCAGACCGTGATGCGCCCGCGGGCCGACGGCACCCACGACGGTCTCGAGCCGGTTGACATCTCCGGTGTCTGGCCGGTGAAGACCGTCTATGACGCGGTGTCCGAAGCGCTGGGTGAAGAGATCGGCGTAAGCACCAGGCTGAGCCAGCTGCGCAAGCTCTGCGACGCCGCACACATTCCGTATCGGGCGCATTGGGACGCCGGCGCGGTGGTGCTCGAGCTCTATGAGCACCTGGTCGAGGGCCGGACCGAAAAGCCGACGTTCTACATCGATTTCCCGACCTCGGTGTCGCCGCTGACCCGACCGCACCGCAGTCAGCCCGGGGTTGCCGAGCGGTGGGATCTGGTGGCGTGGGGCGTCGAGCTGGGCACCGCCTACAGCGAACTGACCGACCCGGTGGAGCAGCGCCGCCGGTTGCAGGCGCAGTCGCTGTTGGCCGCGGGCGGCGACCCCGAGGCGATGGAGCTGGACGAAGACTTCCTGCAGGCCATGGAATACGCGATGCCCCCCACCGGCGGCCTCGGGATGGGCATCGACCGTTTGGTCATGCTGATCACCGGCCGAAGCATCCGCGAGACGCTGCCGTTCCCGTTGGTCAAGCCGCACTAG
- the infC gene encoding translation initiation factor IF-3, with protein sequence MSTETRVNERIRVPEVRLIGPGGEQVGIVRIEDALRVAADADLDLVEVAPNARPPVCKIMDYGKYKYEAAQKARESRRNQQQTVVKEQKLRPKIDDHDYETKKGHVVRFLEAGSKVKVTIMFRGREQSRPELGYRLLQRLGADVADYGFVETSAKQDGRNMTMVLAPHRGAKTRARARHPEGHEPSVASDAAPDSDAAGDTDAAPN encoded by the coding sequence ATCAGCACTGAGACCCGCGTCAACGAGCGCATCCGCGTACCTGAAGTCCGATTGATCGGCCCAGGGGGAGAGCAGGTAGGCATCGTGCGTATCGAAGACGCACTCCGCGTCGCCGCGGACGCCGATCTCGACCTTGTCGAAGTCGCCCCGAACGCCAGACCTCCGGTCTGCAAGATCATGGACTACGGCAAGTACAAATACGAGGCGGCGCAGAAGGCACGCGAGTCCCGCCGCAATCAACAGCAGACCGTCGTCAAAGAACAAAAGCTGCGACCCAAGATCGACGACCACGACTACGAGACCAAGAAGGGCCACGTGGTCCGCTTCCTGGAAGCGGGATCGAAGGTCAAGGTCACCATCATGTTCCGCGGACGCGAACAGTCACGGCCCGAGCTGGGCTATCGATTGCTGCAGCGGCTGGGGGCCGACGTCGCCGACTACGGATTCGTCGAAACTTCGGCCAAGCAGGACGGCCGCAACATGACGATGGTGCTAGCACCACACCGCGGCGCGAAGACTCGCGCCAGGGCGCGGCACCCGGAGGGACACGAGCCGTCGGTCGCGAGCGACGCGGCGCCGGACTCGGACGCGGCCGGCGACACCGACGCCGCACCGAACTGA
- the rpmI gene encoding 50S ribosomal protein L35, which translates to MPKAKTHSGASKRFRRTGSGKIVRQKANRRHLLEHKPTKRTRRLDGRTTVAANDTKRINALLNG; encoded by the coding sequence ATGCCCAAGGCCAAGACCCACAGCGGGGCTTCGAAGCGGTTCCGGCGCACCGGTTCCGGCAAGATCGTCCGGCAAAAAGCCAACCGTCGGCACCTGCTCGAGCACAAGCCGACCAAGCGCACCCGGCGGCTGGACGGCCGCACCACCGTTGCGGCCAACGACACCAAACGGATCAACGCGCTCCTGAACGGCTGA
- the rplT gene encoding 50S ribosomal protein L20 produces MARVKRAVNAQKKRRTVLKASKGYRGQRSRLYRKAKEQQLHSLNYAFRDRRARKGEFRKLWISRINAAARANDITYNRLIQGLKAAGVEVDRKNLADIAITDPAAFTALVDVARAALPEDVNAPNGEAA; encoded by the coding sequence ATGGCACGCGTGAAGCGGGCAGTCAACGCCCAGAAGAAGAGGCGCACCGTCCTAAAGGCCTCGAAAGGCTATCGCGGCCAGCGATCACGGCTCTACCGCAAAGCCAAAGAGCAGCAACTGCATTCGCTGAATTACGCCTTCCGTGACCGGCGTGCGCGCAAGGGCGAATTCCGCAAGTTGTGGATTTCGCGAATCAACGCGGCCGCGCGCGCCAACGACATCACCTACAACCGGCTGATCCAGGGCCTCAAGGCCGCGGGCGTCGAGGTCGACCGCAAGAACCTCGCCGACATCGCGATCACCGATCCGGCGGCGTTCACCGCGCTCGTCGACGTCGCGCGCGCGGCGCTGCCCGAGGATGTCAACGCGCCCAACGGAGAGGCCGCCTAA
- a CDS encoding TrmH family RNA methyltransferase has product MLTERSARVAAAVKLHRHVARRRAGRFLAEGVNLVEAASARGLVRDVFVTESAAERYSSFLDGAQSPVHLVTDRAAKALSDTVTPAGLVAVCEMLATRLTDVLAAAPRLVVVPVEISEPGNAGTVIRIADAMGATAVILAGHSVDPYNGKCLRASAGSIFSIPVVVAPDAGAAVGALRAAGLQVLATTVDGETSLEDADLARPTAWLFGPEAHGLSAEIADGADRRVRIPMFGAAESLNVASAAAICLYQSARALNG; this is encoded by the coding sequence ATGCTCACCGAACGCTCGGCCAGGGTGGCCGCCGCGGTCAAACTGCATCGCCACGTCGCGCGGCGCCGCGCCGGACGATTCCTCGCCGAAGGCGTCAACCTCGTCGAGGCCGCCTCGGCGCGCGGGCTGGTTCGCGATGTCTTCGTCACCGAGTCCGCGGCCGAGCGGTACTCGTCATTCCTCGACGGTGCGCAGTCGCCGGTTCACCTGGTGACCGACCGCGCCGCAAAGGCGTTGTCCGACACCGTGACTCCGGCGGGGCTGGTCGCCGTGTGCGAGATGCTGGCGACCCGGCTTACCGACGTGCTGGCCGCCGCGCCACGGCTGGTCGTGGTGCCGGTCGAGATCAGCGAGCCGGGCAACGCCGGCACCGTGATCCGCATCGCCGATGCGATGGGGGCGACGGCCGTGATCCTGGCCGGGCACAGCGTCGACCCGTACAACGGCAAATGCCTGCGCGCTTCCGCGGGCAGCATCTTCTCGATCCCGGTCGTGGTCGCGCCCGACGCTGGTGCCGCCGTCGGCGCGTTGCGCGCCGCCGGGCTGCAGGTGCTGGCGACCACCGTGGACGGCGAGACGTCGCTCGAGGACGCCGACCTTGCTCGGCCAACGGCGTGGCTGTTCGGCCCCGAGGCTCATGGCTTGTCCGCCGAGATCGCCGACGGTGCCGACCGTCGGGTGCGCATTCCGATGTTCGGCGCCGCCGAGAGCCTGAATGTGGCTTCGGCCGCGGCGATTTGCCTGTACCAGAGCGCCCGGGCGCTCAACGGCTGA